The sequence CCAACGTGAAGAGCGCCAAACGGATCATCGAACGGGGCCGGGAGGAGATCTGGGGAATCCTCGAGGAGATCATCAGGGACCATCCCGTCATGTTGAACCGGGCCCCCACTCTTCACAGGCTCGGCATCCAGGCTTTCGAACCGGTGCTCATGGAAGGCAAGGCCATCCGCCTGCACCCCATGGTATGCACCGCCTTCAACGCCGACTTCGACGGAGACCAGATGGCCGTTCACGTGCCCCTGTCCATCGAGGCCCAGGCTGAGGCCAGGTTGCTCATGCTCTCGGCGAACAACCTGCTCTCCCCGGCGAGCGGCCGCCCCGTCATGACGCCTACCCAGGATATCGTGCTGGGCATCTACTATCTTACCGACATGAAGGACGGAGTGGAAGGTGAAGAACTGCCTCACTTCTCCGACCTGGACGACGCCCTCGTGGCGTTCAATCACGGCGTGGTCAGTGTTGACAGCAGAATAAAACTGAAAAATCTTCCCGAGTGGGGCGACGGGGAAAAATGGATCGAAACCTCCCCCGGCCGGGTCATTTTCAACAGCATACTTCCCGAGGGACTCCGGTTCGTCAACCGCCAGCTCGGCAAGAAAGACCTCGGCATCATCCTCGACAGAGCCTACGACATGGTGGACCGGGTCGCCATGGTGAAAATGCTCGACGACATCAAGATGCTGGGTTACCGGTGGGCCACCCGGAGCGGCATCAGCTTCGGCGTCCAGTCCATCATCATCCCGCCGGAAAAGGCCGAGCTGACGAAACAGGCCATGGAACAGGACGAGGAGCTCAAGTCCGAATACAACATGGGCATCCTGACCCAGGACGAGTATCTTTTCCAGAAGGAAAGCCTCTGGTCCGAGAAGTCAAGGGCCATTGCCGACAGCATTGTGGAGCACATGAAGCGCACCAACCCCATCCGCATGATGAGCGACAGCGGCGCCAGGGGAAGCAGAAGCCAGATGGGGCAGATGGCGGGAATTCGCGGCCTCATGTCCGACCCGTCGGGGCGGATCATCGACTATCCCATCACGGCGAACTTCCGCGAGGGAATGAACATGCTCGAGTACTTCATCTCCACCCACGGCGCCAGGAAGGGGCTTGCCGACACCGCCCTCCGTACGGCCAAGTCCGGATATCTCACCAGGCGGCTCGTGGACGTGGGCCAGGATCTCATCATCACGGAGCATGACTGCGGCACGGACAGGGGCATCTGCATCGAACCCCTGAGGCAGGACGGCAAGGTCATGATCCCCCTTTCGGAGAGGATCTACGGCCGCACCGCCCTGTACGACATCACCGACCCCGCGTCCGGAGCCGTGATCGCGGCGAAGGGTGAATGCATCTCCTTCGAGACGGCGGAAAAGATAGAAAAGGCGGGCATCGACTCCGCGTGGGTCCGGAGTCCTCTGACATGCGGCCTCCGGCATGGAGTGTGCCAGGTGTGCTACGGCATGGACCTGGCCACCAGGAAGGAAGTTCCCATCGGCGAGGCCGTGGGTGTCGTGGCGGCCCAGTCCATCGGCGAGCCGGGAACACAGCTCACCATGCGGACATTCCACACGGGCGGCGTCCGCCTCACCGGCGAGGACATCACCCAGGGTCTCCCCCGGATCGAACAGCTCTTTGAAGTCCGCCGGCCCAAGAAGGTTGCCTACCTGGCCGGCGTGGACGGCAGGGTCAGTGAAGTCCGGGTCATGGAAGGCAAACGGAAGGTCATCATCACCTCCGAAAGCGGTGAGAGTGAGGAGAAGACCATCCATAACATCCCCATCATTCAGAATCTCCTTATCAAGGAAGGCGACGAGGTCAGGAAGAGCGACAAGCTCACCGAGGGCAACGTGGATCCCCAGCAGCTTCTCGAGGTGGAGGGGATCGAGGCGGTCCAGCGGGCGCTCGTGGACGAGATCCAGGAAGTGTACCGCTCCCAGGGTGTGTCCATCAACAACAAGCACATCGAGGTCATCCTGCGGAAGGTTGCGCCGGTGAACAGGGTCAAGATCACCGAGGAAGGAGACACGTCCTTCGTGGCGGGCGATCTCGTGTGGACCGACGACATCGACGCCGAGATGTCCCGGATAGAAAAAGAAAACGAAGAGAACATCGCCGAGGCGGTGCGTATCTTCTCGGGCAGGGTTCTCCGGGACGTTTCCTCCCAGAAGCTCAACGAGACCGTGGCCAGGTACATCGGCGTCCCCCTGGACGAGGAAGCCATCCGGACGATACTGCGCCCCGGCTTGCTGATCTCCTCCGTGGTGGTGGACGACGAGGAAGGCGTTCCCGTCACCCTCATCGTGGGCGAGGCCGCTTTCAGGAAGCAGATGGAGGGCATGGATCTCATCACTTCCTTTACATCTTCCGACGGCAAGGAAATCCCCGCCGGAACGCACCTGACCCTGGGACATCTGGGCATCATCACCGCCGACGACCCGACACCCCTGCTTGTTCGGGACGGCGAGATTCTTGAAAAGCTCGCCGACGGAGTCTATCTCGCCGAAAACATCATCGTGGACGGGGAACTCGTCGCGAAGGCCGATCGGGTCTTCACGGCGAAGGATGCCGCCCGGTGCAGAGAGCTCAACGTCCCCTCCATTGTCCTGTGGCATTCGGTGGAGCGGGTCAACATACCCGACAAGCTCGAGGAGAGCCTCAAGGACAAGTGGGGCAAGCCCCTGACCCAGGCCATCGACCGTGAAGGGAACGGCATGACGGATATCCCGCAGCTGGTGGATGCCTCCATTATTAAAGGAATTCTCGACGGTTCCGTTTCGGCCATTGAGATCGACGGATCCATTTTCTCGAGAGACCGCTTCCTCCGGGAGCTCCTTTCGGCGAAAATTTACGGCAAAGTGCTGCTCGAACCCGTAACCGACAGGATGGGACAGGTTTTGGCGGACGCCGGGGCGGAAGTCAACCAGTCCGTGATCGACGCCCTCGCCGGCTGCCCCGACCTGCAGGAAGTGGTGGTCCGCCCCATGGGCGGCCCCCGGAAGGATGAAAAGAAGATCATCCAGCGGGTGACTTTCGTCAGGAAGCTACGGGAAGGACCGAAAGTAAAGCCCTTCGTCCACGGCATAACAAAGGCGGCCCTCGCCACGGACAGCTTCCTGAGCGCGGCGTCCTTCCAGCAGACGGCCCAGGTTCTGGCCGGAGCGGCGGTCAAGGGTGAAATCGATCCCCTCGAGGGGCTGAAGGAAAACGTGATCATCGGCCACCTCATCCCTGCCGGAACGGGAGTGGAGAAATTCAGGGCCATCAGGATCGCCCACGCGAAGGTCCTTGAAGAGAAAGCCGCCGCGATGGCGGAGCAGGCGAAGTAGAGGGCGGAAGAAAAATTCCACAGGAAATGCGGCGGGAACCTAAATCCGCTAATTTTTCAGGCAGAGGGAGTGTCGCCGGGCATAAGGTGAATTCGCCCTCCCCAGGGGCGAAGAGATTATCCCCTGGGGAAAGGCGCCTGAGGTGAGAGAAACCGACACGGATGTC is a genomic window of Aminivibrio sp. containing:
- the rpoC gene encoding DNA-directed RNA polymerase subunit beta', whose protein sequence is MARREILGVRVKLASPERIRELSSGEVKKPETINYRTLRPEKDGLFCERIFGPTKSYECACGKYKRSGPKFKGIVCDRCGVEVTDNRVRRERMGHIELAAPVVHIWYLRGIPSRLSLLLGCTTKDLEKVVYFAPTRQREAAYKVVMEGRRIDLARKNDVLSESEVRIHSHYDPKFKAEEAFRIVSVDDVPVNENDLLSAGQVSRFKTEYGDESFKVETAFTLVTIPDDPSCAVGAVISAADLERLRKRHGDTFEFERAAVGNQEAFVVTAAVHLPFEKGDILSESEFRFYSQKFPGRFTAQKEVITVEDPCYVVIEEGISPFSPADIILEREYALCAAYDKKFRAGIGADGVQALLERIDLDQLGAALREEVSDSTGQKKRKLIKRLQVAEDFRKNKSTAKSMILEVLPVIPPDLRPMVQLDGGRFATSDLNDLYRRVINRNNRLKKLQELKAPEIIIRNEKRMLQEAVDALIDNGRMGKAVLGAGNRPLKSLTDLLRGKKGRFRQNLLGKRVDYSGRSVIVIGPQLKIYQCGLPKQMALELFKPFVIRQLVERGLAPNVKSAKRIIERGREEIWGILEEIIRDHPVMLNRAPTLHRLGIQAFEPVLMEGKAIRLHPMVCTAFNADFDGDQMAVHVPLSIEAQAEARLLMLSANNLLSPASGRPVMTPTQDIVLGIYYLTDMKDGVEGEELPHFSDLDDALVAFNHGVVSVDSRIKLKNLPEWGDGEKWIETSPGRVIFNSILPEGLRFVNRQLGKKDLGIILDRAYDMVDRVAMVKMLDDIKMLGYRWATRSGISFGVQSIIIPPEKAELTKQAMEQDEELKSEYNMGILTQDEYLFQKESLWSEKSRAIADSIVEHMKRTNPIRMMSDSGARGSRSQMGQMAGIRGLMSDPSGRIIDYPITANFREGMNMLEYFISTHGARKGLADTALRTAKSGYLTRRLVDVGQDLIITEHDCGTDRGICIEPLRQDGKVMIPLSERIYGRTALYDITDPASGAVIAAKGECISFETAEKIEKAGIDSAWVRSPLTCGLRHGVCQVCYGMDLATRKEVPIGEAVGVVAAQSIGEPGTQLTMRTFHTGGVRLTGEDITQGLPRIEQLFEVRRPKKVAYLAGVDGRVSEVRVMEGKRKVIITSESGESEEKTIHNIPIIQNLLIKEGDEVRKSDKLTEGNVDPQQLLEVEGIEAVQRALVDEIQEVYRSQGVSINNKHIEVILRKVAPVNRVKITEEGDTSFVAGDLVWTDDIDAEMSRIEKENEENIAEAVRIFSGRVLRDVSSQKLNETVARYIGVPLDEEAIRTILRPGLLISSVVVDDEEGVPVTLIVGEAAFRKQMEGMDLITSFTSSDGKEIPAGTHLTLGHLGIITADDPTPLLVRDGEILEKLADGVYLAENIIVDGELVAKADRVFTAKDAARCRELNVPSIVLWHSVERVNIPDKLEESLKDKWGKPLTQAIDREGNGMTDIPQLVDASIIKGILDGSVSAIEIDGSIFSRDRFLRELLSAKIYGKVLLEPVTDRMGQVLADAGAEVNQSVIDALAGCPDLQEVVVRPMGGPRKDEKKIIQRVTFVRKLREGPKVKPFVHGITKAALATDSFLSAASFQQTAQVLAGAAVKGEIDPLEGLKENVIIGHLIPAGTGVEKFRAIRIAHAKVLEEKAAAMAEQAK